A stretch of Henckelia pumila isolate YLH828 chromosome 4, ASM3356847v2, whole genome shotgun sequence DNA encodes these proteins:
- the LOC140863401 gene encoding uncharacterized protein, which produces MLSTVGLEVMDSINPQLNWKIVTKGRRTRTSGARRKLSAAVSGQPTSEKTEHVPIKKRRHLLRSPSPQPRTPSICRRDSSSQPYSSSPLFEDNYAYSSHFSVLSSASSYSNWKSRDGSSVIKFGEGIDYEILSEQVGGEHDYVEDFSGIELLAAAASMDGDADNACKQELVVEDSLIPKSSDISVLAAKFKQDSECNKSLSNEIELEDDTDGSLVRSNLESAAQSLLGCVGGGTATRTDSLKVDRRHWDLNTSMDAWDEPYDDSIAGKTSRYVANIDMLVEEGRQGGSECQILCNPGVAEDKLSDLEVEEDKLIAVSPRVMCIESSTHEEGLWQSANICYSNLTTKISDRDSKKKVDYPPASVENIDSPAALVQKVVSPATSAPKTNSHSAFVENVDLKCPFAEKIDSYLPLVENIDLHTASAEMVGLPRAFAEKVDLPRASGEKVDLHVDSAEKADLRAASTEKIELLAASAEKIDSCMASAGKIDLDMASAEKIESTVDAQKYSDVCLDNHGHVVDSDDLDRSQEGHDSPYEDGELRGSFLYPWEEDELENKHVDYESDGRHGNSSDAGDLPGSEIVDGGSEGSHSSVRKSLLTKRFLGRNESNSRSFRHSYMHFMEDESENTDLGGKNESDIDLVIGENGNERRFSDQTDAIDDVAQMDEYLLRTIQGKVRSCSKGRSSLDAFNGKDIFFLQQCRSRRLGGSDSHPEKYMGPYKYLSRYRNATHGSEKGGAEQWTYWGSKGRYTSSYQGTEGRNLNRPRRITGDLVDKFDRVDFDRNRQNSNYLSKGYLRRPLVRSSPVDRDDRFAVHRRMPITRGVKENYPQGVGKKYEPLSDNASKSVRLSPYLSSRERSFSPSSGRGVHIPFTRRRSRSRSRTRSPVAWHSNKGREMGTRKRIRSPDFRSEVRMDRMKFPNSNSNFTSDYRDGYLSPPRARFSPQRNGRWFDDLDFADNHFRRRRSPGRLFRRSQKFDAIGSSGRLKSEGYFKPTTRPGRFSFFANDGREGKFETDYEHRRHDDRGEVMHRRRDADDGGNSRRFQQAAEGDVIETTKSNNKDDARGTDPNTVPQR; this is translated from the exons ATGCTAAGCACTGTGGGTCTAGAAGTTATGGATTCCATCAACCCACAGTTGAATTGGAAGATTGTGACGAAAGGAAGACGCACCAGGACGTCCGGAGCTAGAAGAAAG TTGAGTGCAGCTGTTTCTGGACAACCAACCTCCGAAAAAACTGAGCATGTACCGATAAAGAAAAGGAGACATTTGCTTCGATCTCCATCACCTCAGCCTCGAACCCCTTCCATATGTCGTCGAGATTCTTCCTCTCAACCATATTCTTCTTCCCCACTTTTTGAAGATAATTATGCATATTCGAGTCATTTCTCAGTTCTGAGCTCTGCAAGCTCATATTCAAACTGGAAATCAAGAGATGGATCATCTGTAATAAAATTTGGTGAAGGGATTGATTACGAAATCCTCTCTGAACAAGTAGGAGGGGAACATGATTATGTGGAAGACTTCTCAGGTATTGAACTTCTTGCAGCTGCTGCTAGCATGGATGGTGATGCAGATAATGCTTGCAAACAGGAGCTTGTTGTAGAGGATTCTTTAATACCGAAAAGCTCTGATATATCCGTTCTTGCCgcaaaatttaaacaagattCAGAATGTAATAAGTCCTTGAGCAATGAGATAGAGCTTGAAGATGACACCGATGGCTCTCTAGTTCGGAGCAACTTGGAATCTGCTGCTCAAAGTCTGCTTGGATGTGTGGGAGGTGGGACTGCGACAAGAACCGATTCTTTGAAAGTGGACCGTAGGCACTGGGATTTGAACACTTCGATGGATGCGTGGGATGAACCATATGATGATTCAATTGCTGGAAAGACCTCAAGATATGTTGCTaatattgatatgcttgtggAAGAAGGGAGACAGGGAGGTTCAGAGTGCCAGATACTATGTAATCCAGGTGTCGCAGAAGACAAGTTGTCTGATCTTGAAGTAGAAGAAGATAAATTGATAGCAGTATCACCTCGTGTAATGTGCATTGAGTCATCCACTCATGAGGAAGGTTTATGGCAATCAGCCAATATTTGTTATTCTAATCTGACTACAAAGATTTCTGACCGAGATTCCAAGAAGAAGGTTGATTATCCACCTGCTTCCGTTGAAAATATCGATTCACCTGCTGCTTTGGTTCAAAAGGTTGTTTCACCGGCCACTTCTGCTCCAAAGACTAATTCGCATAGTGCTTTCGTTGAAAACGTGGATTTGAAGTGTCCTTTTGCTGAAAAGATAGATTCCTATCTTCCTTTAGTTGAGAACATTGATTTGCACACGGCGTCTGCTGAGATGGTCGGTCTGCCTAGGGCTTTTGCTGAAAAGGTCGATCTGCCTAGGGCTTCTGGTGAGAAGGTCGATCTGCATGTGGATTCTGCTGAGAAGGCCGATCTGCGTGCGGCTTCTACTGAAAAGATCGAACTGCTGGCGGCTTCTGCAGAAAAGATTGATTCGTGTATGGCTTCGGCAGGAAAGATTGATTTGGATATGGCTTCTGCTGAAAAGATTGAGTCAACTGTTGATGCACAGAAATATTCAGATGTGTGTCTAGATAACCATGGTCATGTGGTTGATAGTGACGACTTGGATAGGTCTCAGGAAGGTCATGATTCTCCGTATGAAGATGGAGAGCTGAGGGGGTCATTTTTGTATCCTTGGGAGGAAGATGAATTGGAAAATAAACATGTTGATTATGAATCTGATGGAAGACATGGGAATAGTTCTGATGCTGGTGATTTACCTGGGTCTGAGATAGTTGATGGCGGTTCGGAGGGATCTCACAGCAGTGTGAGGAAAAGTTTGTTGACAAAAAGATTTCTGGGAAGAAATGAGAGTAACAGTAGATCATTCAGACATTCTTATATGCATTTTATGGAAGATGAATCCGAGAATACCGATCTTGGTGGAAAGAATGAATCGGATATTGATCTAGTTATCGGTGAAAATGGCAATGAGAGAAGATTCTCAGATCAAACAGATGCAATTGATGATGTGGCGCAAATGGATGAATACTTGTTAAGGACTATACAGGGTAAAGTTCGATCTTGTAGCAAAGGTCGTTCATCCTTGGATGCATTTAATGGGAAGGATATTTTCTTTTTGCAACAATGCAG atCTCGACGTCTTGGTGGTTCAGATTCTCACCCTGAAAAGTATATGGGGCCCTACAAATATTTGAGCAGATATCGAAATGCTACTCACGGTAGTGAAAAAGGTGGAGCAGAGCAGTGGACATACTGGGGTTCAAAAGGCCGTTACACTTCAAGTTATCAAGGTACCGAGGGGCGTAACCTCAACAGGCCGAGGCGAATAACCGGGGACTTGGTGGATAAGTTTGATAGGGTGGACTTTGACCGCAATAGACAAAATTCTAATTATTTGTCAAAAGGTTACTTGCGTAGGCCCTTAGTTAGAAGTTCACCTGTGGACAGAGACGATCGTTTTGCTGTGCACAGAAGGATGCCGATAACTAGAGGTGTGAAGGAGAATTATCCACAAGGTGTTGGTAAGAAATATGAGCCTCTATCTGATAATGCTTCCAAATCTGTTCGCCTGTCACCTTATTTATCGAGCAGGGAACGAAGTTTTTCTCCCAGTTCTGGTAGAGGCGTTCATATTCCTTTTACGCGCAGAAGATCTCGGTCAAGATCGAGAACACGGTCCCCAGTAGCCTGGCATTCTAATAAAGGACGGGAAATGGGTACTAGAAAGCGCATCAGATCTCCAGATTTTAGGTCTGAGGTGAGGATGGACAGAATGAAGTTCCCGAATTCGAATTCCAATTTTACATCAGATTATCGTGACGGGTACTTGTCCCCACCAAGGGCCCGGTTCTCCCCACAGCGCAACGGTCGATGGTTCGATGATCTTGATTTTGCAGACAACCATTTTAGACGACGGAGATCGCCGGGGAGATTATTTCGACGCTCTCAAAAGTTTGATGCTATCGGTTCTTCAGGTCGACTGAAATCAGAAGGCTATTTTAAACCCACAACTCGGCCGGGAAGATTCTCCTTCTTTGCTAATGATGGCAGGGAAGGTAAATTTGAGACGGATTATGAGCATAGAAGGCATGATGACAGAGGTGAGGTGATGCATCGGAGACGGGATGCCGATGATGGTGGAAATTCGAGGCGGTTTCAGCAAGCTGCAGAAGGTGATGTCATCGAGACGACCAAGTCGAATAACAAGGATGATGCCCGAGGTACTGACCCAAATACTGTGCCTCAGAGATAG